Genomic DNA from Hyperolius riggenbachi isolate aHypRig1 chromosome 10, aHypRig1.pri, whole genome shotgun sequence:
ttcagcatgtcattgatgttcctccatgtagtatgtgctctcatgtagtaaaataatatggctgtgtgtatgtatgtactgggagcagagctgcaaggagggacttgtcggctgcaaggggctggaggaagccccggccccgggtaagtagatctgggggtagcatagattgcctgacgtttcctttaagtctaagtgtttttatctgcatggggaaaacacattagtcctcagttttcctgtgcagaaagctaggggggtggggggccccatccaaagtttcgcaggggggcccagtgatgtctagttacgcccctgctatgtACGAATGACTAAATGTACATTTCATACATAAAAAAAGTTGTCTttgtatacaaagcatacattAATGCGTACctcaagttagatacttacctcagtagaaggaagcctctgcatATTATGCGGGGAAATAGCCAATAGAAGAAGGAAGTGGGTCCGCTTCAATATCTCCAAAATTTATTAAGGACTTATCCCAAAGCAGAAAGACATGCacgatgctgacatgtttcggacctggtGTGGTCCTTAATAAATTTTGGAGATATTGAAGTGGACCCACTTCCTTCTTCTAGCTTGAATATTGGCCCAGGCCGCCCAGATCCAGTTCTGTCTATTGCCGGAGTGTAGCGGTATATCTACCTGATTCCTTCCGAAATAGCCAATAGGTGGAATCAAGCTGAGGTTGAGGCAGGTGGCAAGTGAGATGGATAATGATCACCAAGCCATGGTCAAAATGGAGAACTGGAGATCAAAGGAAAAGCAAACATAAATGAACAACTCAGGAATTAGTTGGTAATACAATATCCAGGAACAAGGAACAAAAATGATCAGGAAGACCAAAGTAATCATCTGGCAAATACCAGACAGCAAAGACATGTTTAACCGATTCTCTGACAAAGAGCAGGTATTACTGTGCCATGAAGGCTTTGTATTCATGATTGATGGTTCTCGACCAAGGTGGATGGTCATGGATGGctctgccgagaatctagcaCATATGCAACAGCCCCAATGTGCCAGCAAGAGATCTGGAGTACCAGATCATCTTGTCTGAGTGCAGGCCCGAGGCCAGTGTTCTCTTTCTTACCCCTCCCGCTTTGTTGTGCACCATCTTGTTCTCCCTTCCTTACTGACATAGCAAGagaatgcatcactagcctgcaggctagcgacatgGCTGTGCAGGACTGGGCCCCAAAATATCACCCGAGGGATCTATTTTTGATCACTTCAAGTGATAGTATGAACAAGGCTTTAAAATTTATTTGAAGTGTGAAAATGCTTCAGCAGAGAGTGTGGCTCACCACCAGTGAGCAATGATGTAGAATTTTAAACTCAGGCCAACACAATTCTATAAAACCAGACAAGGTGGTAAAATTATGAGGAAGAACTCATGAGTCTGGAATGTCAGGGACAATattcttttaaagagtaactgtcaggctgcagaagctaatttaaacctctattctcctgtgttaaacagtttagaaggaagccaaaaagtgaagataaaaatctctcttacctttgatgtgtgcttatcagaaaagctgttagacccaagcaggacgcaagccgcatactatactgcaaagcattctggggccctcccctcggctgctaatgagacgttacagcagcttgtaatcagtccagcgcgtagcactgataaatctccgggcagagtacactgcaggagtcagctattgttcctagccacatggctaattaatattcactgcacactgtgttattcagtacgagcttttctgtgatcaggaagcaggcgggacatgacgacacatttggcttcatagaagacagaaaaacatggagcatcaatctctgcatatactatataaaatttCTGTGaaatctgtgaaatccaaacgtggacagtgaaatgcatatgtaatgtaagtacagcctatatttagctactgatatatgtgtttattttctctgagaccttatacctaacagctcctctttaagcaaatgGCTCCACTAGAGCTGCCATTAAGGGGTTTTGCCTAGAAAAATATATTTGTTTCACAGGAGCATTGTGGAAGAGTTATATCACATGTAATACATAAGCCATGCATGCAAAGTAAGGAAACATAGCCACAGTTATGGTGCATATCACCAGATGGAAGATGCTAGGCTAAGCCCTAGGAGAGAAAATAGTATGGCTGTCATCCTTGTGAAGGCATTACAAAAATTATTAATGCTGGCACTTCTGCTTGGGGCTATATTATGGACTTTCCGTTTTCTATTAGCTAGATCTTTTTAAGTGAGTTTTATGTTTGCCTGATActaaaagctatgtacacacactgaATTAAACTTGCCACAGGTAGCCATTAAAGaaaaagtgacacccatgctaacctagaaataaaaaacacataccggtatataagtagataaataccagtggtgtagctatggagctatgggccccagtgcgagtattacattgccccccccacccccaagcactctatatgtaacacttgatacagcacaacaaaacctgccaaggtcatccacagtataagaggtgcaagaaggggatgagaaacagtttgttaattattactactattcaaagcatctatagaagtgattattaccaacaaaggaccaataaacagctaatactgcggttgacttagggccccatggggcccgatgtggtcgctacctctgcaacccctattgctacgccattgataaatactagttctacttacataacagatgtattgcactgtccacgttatgattcctgtgaattttgtaACGTAATAGCAGAGAATCctgttctagacagtttccatcttggttacctttgaatgaagctaatcctgacataatttccttccttactcttttttttctcctcttgctaattgtgtattcaatACCCAGCCCCCCTACATGATAACACCATTTGGTTTGTATATCACTGCTAACGGTAGCcttatcattttatttatttctcaaaaactataacaggTGGAATGAAGATTGTTGCCTACTAACGTCACCAATAACCACTGAGCTAGGGATTGGAGGATATAATAAATCTATTACTTAAAAAAACGAGCAGGTTAATAAATCAATCGATTTTTCCCCTCCCTTACATTGCGATCCTGTTTTTATAGGGAACGCAATGCAGCTCCCCACTGTGAACGTAACAttaattaaaatgaaaaaaaccaAGTGACATCAGTTCAAATTTGTAGTTGATTTTAATACTTGAAATTTCAGTTGATAGATCACCTTTTTATGTCCTTTTTTCACGTCAGACTGGCCAGCAGATTGTGGAGTTGCATTTTTCCAACAAAACACAGCTGGACGGATTGTGTCTGGGAATGAAGTGCGCCCGTTCTCCTGGCCTTGGCAGGTTTCCTTGCAGGTGAGGCTTATATCTGATATGtctgacaattttttttagggcTTGATGAATATTTATGATTTGCATACTGATGCCTCTGCTGGTTTTGAGCAGGCATTAAGGTTACATTCCAAACCGCAGTATGACTAAGGATGCAAAGCAAAAAGATTTTACATGTTTATTTTTAACATGAATAATGCAGAAGCTAAATGTGACGGTTGCTTGGCAGAGTGCTAACATTACTCGGCCAAATGCTGAAACTaaatcaaacagaaaaataaaatatactgtatatataacccAAAAATTACAAAGCCTACACAGTGATGCAAATTTGTGGACTCAGTTTATTCCCCGAGCagctgaaggcggtgaattcacggcctgtcagctgctcctgtacaCCGGCCAGAGGCTTGCTAGTGCTTGGCACAGACAgtggacaggtgcccccccccccatgtagttgcatctgagcatgggACATGAGACAAACAAGCAGTCCAGCCGTCCATGGAAAAGTGGCCttaaaaaatctggattggagtgGAAATCTTTTCAGCTACAGTGGGAGCTTCTCCTTTTGATGACATCCCGACACCATTGCTCCCCAGCATCACAGATTACACCATCAGGACCACCAGTGCACCACCACTTCCCTCTGTACTCAAGCCACAGTAGTAGAAGGCGAGCCTAGCAAAAAGCATTTTTGAAATTGCTGCCAAGGTTTCCTATTGGTCTATGCAATGACCTGGAGTGTCAGGCAGATGAaataggttgggggggggggggggcaggggggtcaAAATTGACTCGACTTACCATTTACCTGGAAGTGGAGAGAAATCTGGTGGTCTCCAGATTCCAACATAAATCACCCAGGACCTATGCTCACATGCATGGGGGTAATtactcccacctcctcctgggaacTGGCAATGAGCCCCTTGTCCTAGACATAGACAGGGCTTTGCAAGAGAGGAGAAGGATTTCTGCTCCTCTCGTGCCGAGTCCCCCCATATTATGGATCATACAGGCTGGTATAGTTTAGTATGGAGGAGCCCTATGCTTTCCGTCTCAGCCATACTGGGTATACCAACCAACATGAGGGACAAGAAGTCCTGTGGAGAGGAGTGCTGTTatttctttatcttttttttctttttctgttttactttTCTAGATTTTTGTGTTACTTTGGGTCTGAGAGAAAACTGTTATCTGCAACTTTTGGCATTTTATTGAACATGATTTGTGCTTGATATTATCTGTGATTTCCATTGAAAGGTGCGGTCTAGGGGAAGTAAGATGTATGTTCACGTCTGTGGTGGCACACTTATTCACAAGAATTGGGTTCTCACTGCAGCCCACTGCTTTCAGAAGTAAGTATTTGGTTGCAACGTATTAATAAGATTATAATAAACACAGCTAAAGTAGTGAAAAAGACATTTTGTTTTATTCACTATTATTGTAGTATCAAGTATTGAGAATGCACCTTGTCATTTGGGAATTTTGATTAGTAACATGGAAATGGCATATTTGGAAAAGTGCTTGGAGATGAGCtacgattgcccagcaagctcatggtgaaccagaactcctaggcttgtgtatgcgctttgagtcctatgggagaaaagagctttacaaatggtattgtattgtattgtattatgggCCTAAAAGGGACCAAAAGACCCTCTTATTAAAATGCCATGAGACAgaaaattgccttcttaaaacagaaggtatttgcaattattcaggttggagtaagtatatgagatatcccacaatgcatcactgctgaatatgcatatCATAATTTGATGTCCCTGAAAGGTTTGGGCCTTATTAGTCCATTACACActgctaggagttctggttcaccatgagcttgctgggcaatctgtaactctgggtgtttttaAGTCCTACCACGTAGAGCCACATTAAGCCATGCCGTGCACTGgtgaggaccaaccagtctgaaacagtctgtatgcatgttggattattacggctctgtacaattaacaagatgacacatcactgcattccagcggttctggaggtgtgtttagctttcagggacatgaaagggatgatttgcatattcagcaagtgatgcattgtggaacacctcatatgctcactcgaacctgaataatcgcaaataccttctgttttaagaaggcaaatttctggagATGagctttaaccttttagcagccacatatagtAAATCTATATGTGCTCTGCAGGGTCACATTTTTCCTTCCTCAGCTTGTCAGGCTATGCAGAGCAGGCAGTAGGGAGCTGTCATTGTTACATATCTGGACGGCTGGGTCGGCTTCTCCTCTCCTCAACTGCAGCGCTGCAATCCCGACATCGTCTTCTGGCTTTCGATCACATGAGATCATTACATCACATGTGATCGGGGCCCATAGGATGGTGTCAGCGTTACAGTGCCACTTGGTGGTGGAAGAGAAGAggtggaagagactcttccatcatcCCTCTCCCACCACCGAGTGGTGGTGTAACACTGACGGGATCCTCTGAGCCCCGATCATATGCCGTATCATGTAATCAGAAGCCAAAAGACGATGTTGGCATGGCAGCGCCGctgcaggtggaggaagaggagaggaaagCCAATCCAGTCGTCCAATCGTAAATGTGACAAcaccctgctgcccactctgCGTGGCTACATTAGGCAGCCAAGTTTAGCTGGCCCCTCCTGACTGTGCACTTTTCCGTTGTTCTACGTTTTCCCACACACAATTATTCATATTTGTCCCCTGATTTTCAGATGAGGCAGACTACATTGTAATTGTGAAAGCGTGCATCGTATGGAAAAAAGCAAAAAGCTGTCCTATTTAAATTCATGGGAAAAGCGCAAACACCGAACATGAATGAATGCAAACGGATGTGTGATTTCCAAGAGGGCCATTGGCTACAATGGAAAATGCAGCAGTGCTGTTTTGCCATGCGTGCCAAAACCCCCACAAATCACGCACAAATCTGTTCCCTGCTCAAtttaaaaatgtgtgtgttttgatAAGCCCTAAAGCACTGACAAGAGATCTGAATGCAAGGCTGAATAATTTCtctttaaacacaaatgtatttcTTAAGACATTTTAACCCTCGCCTTCTGATAAATAATGATTGATTTCTACTGCAGGGGGAAGGCAGAAGATGCAGCCAACTGGAGGATTGTCCTTGGGAAACATAACCTCAACCGTACAGAACCTACGGAAAAGGTTTACGATGTGAAGCGCATATATAGACATGAACGCTTTCGCTACCCCCATCTGAATGAGCTGGACTATGACATTGCATTAGTCAAGCCTGTAGGGGACATACTGCCTACTCATTTCATCCAGTATGCCTGCCTCCCCAAGAAAGACAACACTTTGCGACCAGGCCACATGTGCTGGGTAACTGGATGGGGAGACACCAGAGGTAAGACACCAGATGGGGAGATGCAAGAGGTAACATGATTGATAAAGACTCTTCTAATTGCATCACAATGTCTATATTCTATGTATCTATAGTGTCAGATACACACATAAAAGAAGCTTTGGGAGCTAAAAAGTTACCAGCCCTCAAGTTCTAAAACTAGAACTGCCTCtattttgtaacatttaaaaCTTTAGAACTTTCTTATCTTCCATTCTTCTTACTACTGTAGCAGTTAAAAAATGACATCACTGATATCTAAATATATTTGTATATTCTGAAAATCTGCTGCATCTATTATTTGTAGAACAGGTTTTAAAATATACCCTCTCTGCATATAATATTAAGCTGGATGAAAacctttaattttattttttcagaTGTTTCAAAAGCCTCTTGCTTTTCTATCAAGATGGCCATACAGAGAGCAACAATCATAAAGCATACTTACATAGCAAACAGTATCAGCTGGAACTACAATCAAGGGCTGCATAAAAACTTGATTTTAGTAGTGATGTtttcactttgttaaaaaaaattgctataaACATGGATCTGTGCTGCTCAAAGCAAAACAATAGTTAAAAACAAAATGTGTCCATTAAATGTATTTGCTTTCAGTGATCATATTAATTATTAATGATAGTGAAAATTGGGCCTGTGAATTCTTTGTGTCAGAGATGTCATCAAACAGTAATCTGTACAGGTGTATGGAACTTTGCATAAATACAGTTGGGACTTTGACTTGTTATATGCACGGGGCTTGCAGAGTCTCGGTACCAGGCGTATGCAGTACATACATGCTAGCCATGAGTTGAATTGTCCCTCGCAGCTGCAGGTGATGTATCTCCACACTCTCGTTGTCAGTTGGCTTCCCTCTTCCAGGAAATTTGGTGACATCACTAACCCACCGAGGATCCTATTGGCTGGCATCACCATCAGCAGCAGAGCACAGCCTGTTCTCCACCCATATGTGCCATCCAGCCATTACCgttcatatttatttttatttcaaatgTTAGTAAATTGGCTACTCCATCTACAAGTAAATAGCTCCATTTTATAAACCTGTACTAATACATTGACAAGATTCAACAGCATAACATAAAACAGGGTTTTTATAAGCAGAAGCCTGATTTCTCATAAAAAGGTAACATTTAGCAACTCTGTCTATTAAGCTATATACTGTATCTGCCCCTAGAATTCTAATGTAAGTGTTTCTGCATGTTATGTAGGAAAAACATTTAAAGGAAAGTGACAGTggagtagctaagaagctgtgggcccagatgcaagttttacaatggggccccccaagcactctatacataacaattgatacggcgcaccaaaacctgccaatggcaattacagtgcaagaaggggatggagaacagtttgttaatgattaccactattcaaagtatctatagaagtgattattataagcacaggaccaatagagagctaatattgtagttgaggaagggcccttcggggcccctctggcccaagggaccccaatgcggtcgcaacctctgcaaccccttttgCTATGACACTGGAAAGTGATAAATATAACCTTTCACTATACTACTtgttgcgacctggaccctggaccaactaaacatatgctgaaatgccctgacctgcttggtccagcatttcacaaaatagtaaattgctctctgcaagcagggaggtttcctacctctctaaaagaaggaatcatcaagccccttcttaaaaaaccttccatggatccagatgctatgagcagctacagacctgtctccaacctccccttcttaggtaaagttattgaaaaggctgtctatctgcaacttgaaaccaggctgtcagtaaacgacatcctggaccctctacaatctggctttaagaaacaccacagctgtgaaacagccctcatccaagtctgcaacgatctgctcatggcaagggacagaagggaatgctccatcctaatcctgttggatctctcagcagcttttgatacagttgaccatgaaatcctgcttaacagactgcaggagtactgtggcatcagtggatcagtcctccagtggttcagatcattcctgactgacagaacacagagagtatccctaggacctataatgtccaaacctgcacctctacaattcggagtgccacaaggatcaatcctatcccctctgctgtttgcaatctacatgttgccactcggtacacttatccaacgacatggcctgacgtaccactgctacgccgatgacacacagctatacctgtccttcaaacctggtggaacagaccctatcccaaaaataaactcttgcttagctgagcttcaggcatggatgaatgataactggttgaaactgaatgctgacaaaactgaggtcctgtttgtccaaagccagtgctcgccatcaaaacagctctatcctaaagcaacaacaatcaggattgggaatccagacataaacagctccaaccttgtgcgcagccttggcgtactaatcgatggggaattgagtttcagaaaccaaatttcatctgtagttaaatcttccttctttcatctgaagaacattgcaaagattaaacatctgattcccccagaggatcttccaaccctagtccacgccttcatcacatcatggctggactactgcaatgccctttatgctggcctccccaaaaaggacctgcgtcgcctgcaattagtgcagaatgctgctgccagattgctaacaaaccagcctcgccactgtcacattacaccgatccttcgctcactgcactggctaccagtagaatggagaatactcttcaagattggactgctgacattcaaatccctgcacaatctgggccctggatacatgaaggacttgctgaagctgcaccacatctcgcacaacctcagatcagcaagttctataaacttggtcactcccagagtgcacctcaaaaaatctggagacagagccttctgtcatgctgcccctactctttggaactccctaccacacccagtaaagacagcaccatccctggagctattcaaatccagactgaaaagccacctgtttagcctggcatttccagattcataaaattcttcctctgtaccacgatggtcggagccatgcttatgcgctttgagtcccacgggagaaaagcgctttacaaatgttatttgttgttgttgttgtacttgTTAGTAACTGGCATAAATATATTAGCAAAATTGTAAATGTTCTAGAATATATATAATCCTATTCATCCATTTTCCTGTAGGTGGGAAGGAGAACCTGACACTGTCAGAAGTCCTGAACCAAGCCAAGCTGCCCATTATTGATAACAAGACGTGTAAGCAGAAACAATTCTGGGGGGAGAGAGTGCGGGAGTCCATGATCTGTGCTGGATTCCGAGACATCGGAGAACCTCCTGCTGCTTGCCAGGTACCAATATGGCTTGTTATGTTGCTGGCCTTCATAACTCCACCGAGCATTTAGACTGAGGGCCAAATACACAACACTTTACTTAGCTTCCATCCATTTTCTCGTGAAGCCACCAACAATAGGCCCAGTGTTGATATCAACTCATATCACAGTTGTCTGTGGGGGGCGGTTCTGCACAGCGGCAGTGGAGCCTAGAGTTATATATTACCTGTTTCCGGCGGCAATTAGAGATGGTCGGAAAATTTCTGCAGAAATGAGTTTACCGCAGTTAGTCCAATCAATCTGTAGTGATCCGCACCACTTCAATATTAATCTCAGTTGAATTGCATTGAATGCTTAAAAAGACATACAATTAAAAAGAACTGTGGggcaagacagtccgctgtttcaGGCTCCCGTCTTTCTTCAAGTTGCCCAAGTTGAACTGGGCAACATGAAGAAAGGCGGGAGCCTTaaacagcggactgtcttgccCCACAGTTCTTTTAAATTGTATGTCTTTTTAAGCATTCAATAAACTGAGATGAATATTGAAGCGGTGCAGATCTCTACAGTTTGATTGCTATACGAAGATCCTGTGATACCCGGGATACATGGTCTGCACGCTCCATTTCCCTACTTGGGGAGAAGCCAGAGAGTGCGGTCTCATTGCTACAAATGTTAGCCCAATGACAGAGCTGAGAAGCAGTGAACCAATCACAGGCTGCAGAATTTTTCTTTGGAAATTGAAATGCCGCAAAAATTTTAGATCAATCACAGGATTCAGTAAAACTCGGTAGTATCTAaggcttgtgattggtctaaaatttccatgGCGTTCTGATTTCCATGGTAAACCACCACATTCTTTGATTGGTGCAATACTACTAGTATTTCCAAATTtcgagtgttgtgattggcctgAAATCAGAAATTATAGGCCAATTGCAGGACTCAaaatactcggtagtattggaccaatcagaaaatgcagaggtTTACCTTAGGAAAATTGAAAAATTCTGcagcctgtgattggtccaatgcttccaactcagaagtatttggccaatcagagaatttggTAGTGTATCAAGGATGTCCGTATAATAGTGGATTCTgcaaaacaactaaaaaaaacaaaacataacttTTCCGTTTTCCGCGGAAATTGGTATtggaaattcagatttctgcagaaaggTAATCGGATTTTCCGGCCATCCCTATCAGCAATACAGGACCCTTTTCACCTCCTGTTCAGTTTACAAGTGCCGTGCAGAcaaccaatcaccatgcagcttccgCCCTTGTCACATGACATTAGActaaagccgcatggtgattggctggcagcgTGGCACTTGCAAACTGAACAGGAAATGTAGGGAGCAGCTCTGCTGCCATTCAGCCTTATGTACAGGACTGGGCCCAGTAATTCCCGATGCCAATATGGTATGTATGAAGACGTCACATTAGGAGTTACTGTAATTTCGAGGGCTGATTAATTCAGTGCAGCTTGCCAGTGGGCAGCACTGTCCTGTCCTAGTTCCCAGCCCTCCAGTGATGGAGGTTGTGGTAGGTGACAGATCTTGGCAGGGCGGCCTTGGGGCCCAATGTAGTTATGTCCCTAGTTTTCTGTACTCaccaaaggtccgcaccatcTATTCTtcaagtttatttatttatagctCATAGTACAAAAAACATGATAAAAACAGGTCTGCAAGTAGATGACGCACAGGCATTTCGACCcttctttctcaaatcattgcagAGTCTGATTTGAGAATGAAGAGTCGAAACGCCTGTGTGTCATCTACTTGCAGACCTGTTTTATCATGTTTTTTTGTACtatgagctataaataaagaaacttgaagaatagatggtgcggacctttggtGATTGCTGAAgtttccctgtgactccaggggtggtccCTGCACATCAAATCCGTTGgtgcaacaacattggttaatcgAATCCTAGCTTTCTGTACAACAACTGTTCCATTACATGCATGCTGTATGATTACTGGATTATGAAAGATTTGTAAATTGTGAGAGCAAACAACAAGGAACAGTAATGCTGTTGCCTGCTCCAGATTTAATCGTAGCAGGGTAGAAGATTGCACTACCCCACAGAGTCGGTCAACAGATGTGCCTAGGCTGGCTCAGTCACCACTTGAGTAATTTGAAGAGATAAgtaaagccggcaccatcaatagCTCTTTTACAATTTTATTTATAGGCTGTCATACAGTACACATAGTACAAGCAAGCGACGTTTCGGAGAATTGGACATGCTCCTTTGTCAAGCTATGACAGCCTCCTGATTTAATAAATGTTGTTTATTCAACGTGTGGTACATGGAAGGGAATGTCTTTTTTAAACCCATTAAGTTTCAAAGCAAAAAACGTATCCCTACATAGAGTTCCCACATGTGTGTTGGCATTTGTGGGTTCGCCTGCAAGCCCGCATGGCAACAAATGCTTTCTCGCAGGTTTCGCCATTTGCCCACTGAACCCCATTGCAAGTCATTCGCTGTTACAAAGCTGGGTCTAGTTATCCCAGGGAGTTTGGCTCAACTGCTCCAGTACTGGTTTTAACTCAGAACTGAACTTCTCTGCAAGCTACTtgcattttttatttgtaattttttgtctTTTGTATAATTCTTTCTCACTGTATTTACTATTCCATTTGCTCTTGCTTTTCCTCTCTCATCTTACCTGTTTCTCTCTTGCTTTTAAACGAGAATTTGTAGTTGTATTTTTACAGATGTGTTCACAACCACTTGCTGCTATCAGTCCAGTCCAATAAGACCCACCTATTATTTCCTTTCTTGATTTCTCTGCACTGTACCTCCAGTAGCCACCTATGTTCTAGGAGAATGGTGCATTTAGGCCATTACTGTGGAAACTTGGTCAATGCTCATGTCTCCAGCACTGGCCTCTGGGTGCCATTTCCTAAGGCCTTCAGAAAAATGAATGGTGGAAATGAAACCAGGGACAGAAATGTCCTCTTTTGTcatatgtgtttatttacatgTGATCATATATTATTCATCTATGTGAGCATTTTAAgacaaataaaactgattcttcaTTAAATCTTTTCTGAATTGACTTTTTCTTCATAAATTAATAAACTGATCTGCAGTGTATTTACAGTCAAGTGGTTGAAAGGACATGTAAACACAGTAAAAATAT
This window encodes:
- the LOC137536532 gene encoding elastase-1-like: MIVKGLLILLFVLSLAQATSPQHIIHPKFLHLDWPADCGVAFFQQNTAGRIVSGNEVRPFSWPWQVSLQVRSRGSKMYVHVCGGTLIHKNWVLTAAHCFQKGKAEDAANWRIVLGKHNLNRTEPTEKVYDVKRIYRHERFRYPHLNELDYDIALVKPVGDILPTHFIQYACLPKKDNTLRPGHMCWVTGWGDTRGGKENLTLSEVLNQAKLPIIDNKTCKQKQFWGERVRESMICAGFRDIGEPPAACQGDSGGPLVCQNGRERWEVHGIVSFGPIGCTVENKPSVFTRTSTYIPWIEATRIRDFFLH